In Cryptococcus gattii WM276 chromosome B, complete sequence, the DNA window CTtaaccccctaaccccctaaccccctaaccccctaaccccctaaccccctaaccccctaaccctAAGGTCCGACTCTCCCCTTGGGCATGACGAGCTCTGCCGCTCCAGAAACTCCTGGGCCCAGCAGCGCCACGACTCCATAAACCGAATCATTCACCATGGTCTTCAGAGCATTCAAGGGGCTGTTGTATCGCTAGAGCCAAGGACACTGGAGGGACAGCGAAGGAATGACCTTAGGGTAAGGGGAAGATGTGGCTTACATGCGACCGACTATGACCTCAAAGTCTACTGCCTCAATGATCGGGATGCAAGAAGCACCACAAGTGCAAAACCAGCTTCGACCCCTCTCGCCAACCATGTGCTAAACCGGTGTCTCTCCTGGCTCGACAAGATCAGCCAAAACACCACCAAGAAGGCGCCGGCAACTCACTCTGGACAATTCAAGGCTGTTGTCATGTCCACAGGGGGGCTAGTGAGCAGGGAAACAGCAGATGAGATCcgaagatggaggaaggagatgagcCCAGCGGTATTTgaggggatgatgaggaaaatTAGTCTGGAATTAGTGAGGGCAAGAGCTAGGACGTTTGCGAtgtgaggaggaaggagagggtaAAGAAGTGACTGTAGATATAGAAATAAAAACAGAAAATCATTAAATACAAAAGCTCGACACAAAACCAATAAACTAGAAAGCTTTTATgtatcctctttcaccccCTAAGTAATGCAGATACAACATCTGTCACCATAGCAACAGCAATAACATGAGTCGTTTGAATGATATAACACTTTACAACTAATTGGatcctcttctcatctATCCCCAAAATCTTCTACCGTTTTTCCCTCTAGCTCGCTTGTAAAATCACCATCCTTTACGTCGTCGCTTTATCGTCATCCCAAGAGTACATGCTCTCGATTTCAAGCAAGTAATTTAAGAATTTCCCTAGTTCAGAGTCAGCCAAACTTGCAGAGATACAATGAGCGGTTTACGCACAAAGATTCCTCTGAGCCCTCTGAGCTCTTGTTTCCTGAGACGAAGGTGGTATCAACCCTATGCCTTCATCGTGATTCAAAAAATCAAGCAAACTTGAAGCAACAAATCGAACCTTGTCAATAATAGAAAAACTGTTCACCGCTGTACGTTGCGTAAATTAATGCCACGAGTGAGATATTCACACAAAAATAGCACTTACCAAGAACTTGAATTGGAATCTTTTGCAAAATAGATAGCATGTCAACGACTACCTCATCCCTCTCATCTTGTGCTTGTTCTCTTATTGAGCGTTTCATCGTTTCCCTTTGGGCAAGGTCTAATTCATGGTGCATGTCGTCTAACTGAATTTCAAGGAGATCTTCTCGATACTGGATAATTGTGAACCGAACTAGTTGCTGTTATTGTTCGTGAGTTATTGACCTTAGTATACAAATATTAGCATAAGCTATGCCCACCTGCGTGATATAGATATTAGCCTGTTGGACTAGGTAGAAGTCTTTGACAAGATCCATGTCATGTTTGTTGGGATCAAAGAAGATGGTATGGATTTCACTCTTTATTCTTTCGTCCCAATCTGGAGACATACGCCTACGCTTGAAATCAGTTCATCCCACGATTATGACAGGTAGCTCGACGAGACGACTCACATCACAGATGCACTTGCGGATCTGTAATCCAGTTTTAAAGGTGCGGGGCAAAGATCCATGAGGGACATCGTACGGTTGTGAAGCTCATTAATCTCGTTGATTCTCATTTGGAGCATTAAACCAGACGGCCACCTTAGTCTATCCCGTCGACGTTTATCCAACACTTCTCCAGACACTATATCAAGAATTCAGACGTCTTACCAGCATATACACCAAATGACCCACTTACCACGATATAGATGACTGATATAGCGAAAGCCACTCAACACTGAAGTGTAGGATTCGGGCTGCTTAATATATCCTTCTTCCGCCAGGTATTCGTCGTCACTGATTGAACGGATCAGTTCCAATCACCATACAATTTTCTGGACCTACATGTCTTCGGGAAGTGCCACACTGGCACAATCGTCTTCATGGAAAAATGCAGGGAAAGCTCCTGTGAAAGCAAGTGTCTTATCCGCACCATACATGAGCCAAAACATCCGTCTCAAAAGTATCCCTTCAATATTTCCCAGCTTAGCGTACGTCTTTGCGAGCCAATGAGTCAGTCTGCCGTTGGGCCAACAAGGGCGAAAAGCTTACCCCTTCCTCGTGGGCTCGTAGAGTAAGTATGGCAACATAGTTCTGGCCGAATAATGCCCCGGCGACTGCATTATGTCCAATAATTCTATTAACAAATCTAAACAACCACGGCTGGGTCGTTAGCCCATCCATCACAACAAGAATGGTCAATAGAATGTAACCTACAAACTGAGATAGATAATGATGGCTATATCGTCTATTTTTAGCATGACCATTACGTAGTTGGGAGATGACTCACTTCTTGTCACGGTAACAGAGTCAAAATCTTGTGCTAAGTAATTCCGGACTCGATTATGACATCTCAAAATGAGGTCCTTAACTTCTTTTCTAGGCAGATTTACAAAACTCCTCGGAAGTTGCACCAGCGTACTTGCTACAACAGCCAGAACCAAGATCACCCATTCCTCCTCATTCAGGTTTTCTTCACGTTTTGTGTTCAGGTCGTGGACGAATGACGGCTTATGCAAGCAAGGTCTTAAGCAGTAGATATAATCAAAGTATAGATCGATGATATGATAGAGCAGCGGACGTGGGAGAATAGAATCAAGAGGGTTCCGGGGGTTGAATTTGTGGTTGATATAAGCAAGGTGTTGCGGTAAACGAAGCGGTTGAGATTGTGCACTCGGAGTTTGACTTGCCACCAGTGGATGGGAGGGGTCAAAAGAGGCAGGAAGATAACTTCTTGACCGTAGAGGTGAAAGCCCAAGAGGTGCCGTGACGGTCTGGGCAGTGGGAGACGAACTACTGGAGATGGACATGGTAGGAGGTGGACAATGTCCAGCATGAGCCGAGTGTGTAATGGGCATAGTCATGGCCAGTGTCGCCTGCCATTCAGGAGACGTGTTATTCGTCATCATGGGTAATGTGCCCCCCAGGATAGTCTGCGACGGTGGAGGGGCGCGTGATATAGTTGCGGGTACTTTAGAGCTGAAATTTGAGGAACCGACTGTTGATGGGATGGATTTGACGTTTCCGTTGGATTCAACCTCCCGATCGTCCCCTATACGTTTCAAATACCTGTCAAAGATGAAGTAAGTAATGTTTAATCGAGCCTATGGACAGAGTGAATTCCTTACATATTGGAAGGACCTCTTTTCCGTTGCACATAATCGAAAGTACCTGCGCGAATAAACGATAAACAGATGTACCTTCAGGTAGACCTTGCCAAAGACGCACATGGTAGATTCAGCTGGGCGCAATGACTGCATACATCCTTGATTGGACCATTGTTATCTTTCCCCGGAGGTGGTCTGTCGCATTTGACTCTGGACGATACAGAAGTCAGCGATCAGCAATGAGATAGCTAGCAGGGAAAGCACATACTTTCGGGCACGACATGCTGGGAATCATTGATAGCCAGGATCTTCGTTAGCTTCGTCAAATTTAGAGAAAAAACTAGAAGCAGTGAGAATCTTCGTTCCCTACTCACCATCGCATGATTCTATTATGCAACATTAGTACCATGCGACCATACCGGCAGCGCAAGATATGCTTACTCACGACTCTGCCTTGTTTTCTTTATTTTGGCCCCATCCTCTTTGCTATTCCCTGAGCGCTTCTTTCTTTTACTTTCTGTGATCACGATAACAGGAGTCACAGATTGTTGATTGGCCTGGATGGCGGATCCTACGTGTTCTAGCGCGGTAGCTGTACTGGATTGTCCGGCCATTTGTGGAGGGTAGAAGTCCATGGCTAGGGCAGAGGGGTGAGACCGGAGCGTTGATGTGAAGATATGCAAGGAGACAAGGTAACTGACAGCTCGGGCTTGCCCTCTGTTGCTCGCTATTGCAGAGAAGATGCTAGGAATGTAGGCTTACTTATCCCGTGTAAGAACCACTCTCAGATGCGTACCTTCTCACGGAAGCTAATTTTCCACGTACTCGTATTACTGTAATAACCGCCGGTAACGCGGACTCCAGCGGCAGCCCAATCATAATAGTATTGTATACATCAAATTAATAACGGAAACACAAGCAACATAAATAAGCACAGAAACATATAAACATATAAACATATATTCTGATTTTAAAAGGTTATTGAATGATAGAGGTGTTTTCCCCCTCTAGTCAGACAATACGTCGTCCCGCAGGACGCAGGGGATTAACTTCGAGAGGATGGCCCTAACGTAGATTTAACACTTGAGTTTCTCAACCCGCGGCCGTTTAATCTGCCAATTTACTTCCTTTGTTTGGTTCCGTCAGTTATTAAGAAATTCCCCTCTCCCGCTCCACCCTTTTTATTAAACACGGACATTTATATTAATACAACTATTAACTCCTCACGTTTACCGCGTCCGTTCCTTTTCGTTTCCTCCCGATATATGGGCACGACAGAAACGCCTATATCTCATTCCACAAGTCGATCCAAGTGCATATGTTTGTGTCAACATGATCCTGAAATGCAAAGTTATTGGATGGTACCCGATCCCAAGCAAAAATCTGCCTCGCACAGAAGCCCTAAGGCCACTTTATCTGCTACGATATAAACAAATAAATGTTAAAGACTATATAAAGAGCGTTAATTTAAGTTTTATAAAGTTTGTTAAATAGGTGGGTTTGAAAGACGTGCCAAGGTCATGTATGCGGATAGCCTGGCCCTTTTTACGGGAATGTGCTCCCTTTAATTCATTATTGGATAAAACAAAGAGGCGAGTGGTCTCCTTTGACTGAATTCAGGAAAGACAAAAAATCCCAGAGAACGTTTCCTTCCTGGAACTCTACATGGACAGGATAGGAGCCGGAAATACACAGCAGTGAGAAAGTTCACCTACATATAGGGCGAAGGGTACCATCTATATCAGGCCAGAAGATCAACAGAGTCCTTTACTATGACAATCTACTACCCACTAGCCCTCGATCTTTGGGATTACAGTAGTTCAATCGTCATTCGCTCAACGAAGGGGACACGCATAGCGACTTTCCCCCTGGACTTCATCAGTCGGGGAGGTGACAATAGTTGGTCATATGTTCTGTACGTAATTGACCGATTGATCATATCTGAATCGAGCCGAGGCGGGATTATTAAAGACGAATATGGTCGGGTACTTGACCCAAACGATTGTCCATCGGCTGGAGTgtttttcttctctcaaGAAGGCAAGTTACCTGCGATCCATGCAGCGATAGAGGCTACCTGCTGATCGTGACTTGTCTTCTCCGATCCAGATCCGCAGTTGGCGGAAAAGGATGTTTCTTTTTCACGGGGTCCTGAATatttctcttccatcaaGGCTCCCAACCCCGAAGGGAGTTTCTCCACCCGATCTGATTCCAAGAGGTCCAGTATCGACCAGGTACGTGAATACCTTCTTTAATGGCGGGACGCGATTCTCACCCTGCAGAAATGAGCTAAAATGTTCTTTAGTCGAGATTTCGCAGTTCCCTTCTGGCTCGAGATGGCATGTATGTGGTCTCTGGCGCACATTGGGAATCCTGCACTCCTGCTCATATCGTTCCGGTTAGTCGGCCAGATGTATGTCTCCTTGAATTCCGCCCCGCTACGATTCACCTTGCGACAAAATCCTTTCGCGCAGTCATCACTGACTAACAAAACGACAGCTATATGAGCGTATCTACGGCGATCAAGGCGGTTTACCCATGTTTCGCGCCTCTGTTGGTTTCCTGCTTCGTGACGATTTGCATCATGCATTTGATCGCCTGATGTTCTCTTTTTACCAGAAGGTCAGTGATTGTTAGTAAGACTAGTGGGCACAGATGACCCATCTATCGGTCGGGTTCATTTCGCCTTCATGATCAATATAGGCTGATGTGGGACACATAGGACGGCGTCTTCTATGTTCACTGTTTCTCTATGGGTTTACAAGGCGCGTCAGAATGGCATGGAAAAGCAATACCGTCCAATTGGTTTCGTGGAGAATCCCGAGACCTACCGGATCCAGTGCTCGTCGAGTGGCATTACAGCCAATGCCTCAAAGCACGGATTCGAGGTTTCTCTGTTGGCATGCTGTGATGCATTGGGAATTGCTGATGTACATAGGTTGGCCCTCACAATTGAAAAAGCTGATGAGGTTAGACAAGTTCCCCAACTGGATACAGTCTTGCATGGCCTGAATATGCACAGTAAAGCAGCATTAGAGGAGGAAATTTTACATTCTATTCCTAGACAATATCGCTGGAGTGTTTCCAGAATGACGGCATGTGTTATTACGAATATAATTGTTTATAAATCTTTGTGCACGCTTTCCCTTTTACCATACTTGTCTTCGATCGTGGTTTTTTAACGCAAATATATGTATAACTCCGCATCCAGACATCCAAACCTGTACGTACGAAGGCAAAATTCGTAGTATGAATGTTTGTGGGACATGTGGCATAACGATCTAATAATATAAATACAAGCCAAATGCGTTGCATTCGACCTGCGTCGCATTCGACTTACTTCAACGGCAAAGCCTTCTGTATATTTGCTTTTCTACGAGCTGGCTGATGTTTCCCAGTACACAGCAGCAGCTCCGTCATTGCCTCATCTTTGTCTTCATCCTTGCCTTCATCCCATCATTgttccttccttccctgCAAAGGTGCCCTTTTAAAGAATGGCCTGGGCGTTTGCTGGACTCGCAATCCCTCCAATAACATTCAACGGCATACTCGTAAAGAAGAACGTCCACCTGCTGATCTCCTGGCATTTCTTCGCCAACTCCGCGAGGTCAAAGAGTTCCCCTATCGGAAGACCCCAACCAGAAATAAAGACTTGATGTGCGGTGAGCTGCTGTGAGGGCCAGGCTTCGTACGAAGGGCTGGAAGAAGCGGAACGGGGTCAACGAGAACATTTAGTCCTGAAACGAACGCAGGGCATACCAATCGgcaacaacagcagctATCCCATTCTCCCAATGCCATTTCAAGATATCCTTTCCCTGCGCAACACCGCAACTCCCATTAacttctctctttctcagcctatctctctcctcctcggTCAACTTCAACAATTCGTCCGTAAAACCGGTTCTCACAACAAGGATATCTCCCGGTTGAATATGGACGTTTGATTCTTCGGCACAGGCAACGAGGGTGGCAAGGGAAATAGTGGAAGATGCAGAGAAGGCTGATAAAGGAGGCAAGGAGTGGCGCGAGAGGTAGAGTGGAATGTCAAGCAGGTGAGCTCGGGAGGTTATCGGTTTTTGAACAAAGTCTATAGGGGAAGAGATGTCAGCGAAAGAAAGTGAAGGTCAACAATAGACCACGAAATAGTCGATATGcagaagagagaaaggtGAATGGGGAAAGATGATAGAAcggaaggaaaggaaaaggggGAGATCTCGATGAAcaaaagagaagagggatgGAACAACGACGAATAGGACAAAGAGGAGGACACATATGAGGACAGAAATCAGAATAGGAGAAGACGCAACAATAGAGAAGGGAATCAGACGAAGAACGAAGAATGGGAAAAGGTCAAAAACCGGCTCTCGAAGGAGAAAATTAAACCAAAAAAGACGGCGTACTGTGGATACCAAGCTTTGTGGTCGACGGATTACTAGCTTCCTCCAGAGTCATCCCATTATAGAACCTAATGGA includes these proteins:
- a CDS encoding Hypothetical Protein (Similar to TIGR gene model, XP_566435.), whose amino-acid sequence is MVPTIPPFDSLPIAKSGPPYNAWGLYGSEDELGRLHLITPEAVKRGRDTITEGISINLNLPLNFFPAHPSRKHLEHKIVCSGHSNDDELSFNTQSSTQWDGFKHYPYQHFPKEGQYRFYNGMTLEEASNPSTTKLGIHNFVQKPITSRAHLLDIPLYLSRHSLPPLSAFSASSTISLATLVACAEESNVHIQPGDILVVRTGFTDELLKLTEEERDRLRKREVNGSCGVAQGKDILKWHWENGIAAVVADCPSYEAWPSQQLTAHQVFISGWGLPIGELFDLAELAKKCQEISRWTFFFTSMPLNVIGGIASPANAQAIL
- a CDS encoding Hypothetical protein (Similar to TIGR gene model, INSD accession AAW42701.1; CNC03930) — translated: MDFYPPQMAGQSSTATALEHVGSAIQANQQSVTPVIVITESKRKKRSGNSKEDGAKIKKTRQSQSCDACRARKVKCDRPPPGKDNNGPIKDVCSHCAQLNLPCTFDYVQRKRGPSNMYLKRIGDDREVESNGNVKSIPSTVGSSNFSSKVPATISRAPPPSQTILGGTLPMMTNNTSPEWQATLAMTMPITHSAHAGHCPPPTMSISSSSSPTAQTVTAPLGLSPLRSRSYLPASFDPSHPLVASQTPSAQSQPLRLPQHLAYINHKFNPRNPLDSILPRPLLYHIIDLYFDYIYCLRPCLHKPSFVHDLNTKREENLNEEEWVILVLAVVASTLVQLPRSFVNLPRKEVKDLILRCHNRVRNYLAQDFDSVTVTRTIIIYLSLFVNRIIGHNAVAGALFGQNYVAILTLRAHEEGTYAKLGNIEGILLRRMFWLMYGADKTLAFTGAFPAFFHEDDCASVALPEDIDDEYLAEEGYIKQPESYTSVLSGFRYISHLYRVSGEVLDKRRRDRLRWPSGLMLQMRINEINELHNRTMSLMDLCPAPLKLDYRSASASVMRMSPDWDERIKSEIHTIFFDPNKHDMDLVKDFYLVQQANIYITQQLVRFTIIQYREDLLEIQLDDMHHELDLAQRETMKRSIREQAQDERDEVVVDMLSILQKIPIQVLAVNSFSIIDKVRFVASSLLDFLNHDEGIGLIPPSSQETRAQRAQRNLWKFLNYLLEIESMYSWDDDKATT